In Ignisphaera sp., the genomic stretch TATAGGCTTCATTGTTGTGGGCATTGTCATGCTCTACCTCTCCACTTTTCAAAGCGATGTATTGTTTTATGTGTTTATTGGCTTGGCTGTTGCGTGTCTTGCCATAGGTTTTCACATACTCTTCGCCCTAATACTACACCTAGCTAGGTCTAGGCGTAGATAGGCTCTGTTCACAGATTCCAGACGCCTAGAAGCCCTAGTGCTAGGCCTGCTATTGCTGATGCGATGATGAGTATTATTGGATCTACATCGAATATTGTGATTAATGCAAATACTGCTATGGCTATCACTGTTGTTGCTACTGTTGAGATTGGTTGTAGCCCCTTGTATATGCCTCTAACAACTGTTAGCAGGGCTGCTGTGAAGAGGCCTATCACAGCTGCTCTAATCCCGTTCAAGACGCTTCTAACAATATAGTTTTGGTAAAACCTCTGTAGCGCCATGGCTATGGCGAGTATTGTTAGGAATGCTGGTAGTATCACAGCTATTGTTGCTATGAGAGAGCCTATCGGGCCACAAGTTTTGTAGCCTATATATGTAGCGGCGTTAACCGCTACTGGCCCTGGGGTCGACTCTGCTATTGCAACAAGGTCTAGGAACTCCTCTTCGGAGAGCCACTGGTTGCGTACAACAACCTCGTATCTGAGAATGGGGATCATCGCCTGCCCACCGCCAAACATAACAGCGCCGATTTTCAAAAATGTTATGAAGAGTGTCAATAGTGTTGCTTCGCCCAAGTCGATCCACCAGTCGATTGCAGTGGCTTGCCCAAAGCTTATCTGCTTTTATGCGGCAGTAGCTTGCTATTCGATCTGTCAACACTGTTTTTATAGTCTGGATAGCTAGTGTCTATTTATCGATCAGCGGTCTGTGGCATGGGTGTTTGCAGAGTCTGTGGAAAGTCTTCTAAGACTGTCAGCAGCGTTCTTGGTGTTTGCGTAGATTGTTTGAGGTCTAGAGCTGGGGAGGCACTGCCCATTGCAATGTCTGTTCACAAGTCGTATAGAATTGGTCTTGGGCTTCCCCTTGAGGCTCCGAAGAGCTATGAAGGTGCTAAATGCGGTTTTTGTGTAAACGAATGCATCGTACCCTTGAATGGGGCTGGCTTTTGCGGTGTTTGGACAAACAAAAGCGGTTTTCTACAGCCTGTCGAGGGTTTTGGCAAGGGG encodes the following:
- a CDS encoding chromate transporter; its protein translation is MGEATLLTLFITFLKIGAVMFGGGQAMIPILRYEVVVRNQWLSEEEFLDLVAIAESTPGPVAVNAATYIGYKTCGPIGSLIATIAVILPAFLTILAIAMALQRFYQNYIVRSVLNGIRAAVIGLFTAALLTVVRGIYKGLQPISTVATTVIAIAVFALITIFDVDPIILIIASAIAGLALGLLGVWNL